The Alphaproteobacteria bacterium nucleotide sequence GGAGCCAATCTCCTGCCCCTTGCTCAGTAATTTGTAAATTTCTGCATTAGGCTTGAGATTTACGGCATGAAACAAGCTGCCTGTTAGAGTTTTAACTTTGCTTGCTTTAAAACTCTTAAATAAATTCTTGCTTTTCACTATATAAGGTAAAATGTATTAATATAACAGATGTCTTCAGCAGATATTAATAATACATTGCTGAATACTACACTTAAGTAAAAAAAGCAAGTAAAGATAGATTTTTTTTTCTTTTTATGTCTAATTTAATCTAAAAATAGTTATGTATAGCTTGTTATTAAATATAATATTGTATTTAAGCCTCGAAATTATATTACTAAAATGTTAAATAAATATCAGTGCTGCCATGAAAAACAAAATTTTATATAGTCTAATATTCTACATCATATGCATTAAAGCCCATGCTACAGATTATTTTAATCTGACTCTAGAAGAGCTAATGAATATAGAGATAGTTTCTGTATCAAAAAATGAAGAGAATGCTTTTAGAAGTCCCGCAGCAACATATGTAATTACCCATGAAGATATAAAAAGGTCAGGTGCCACCTCTATTCCTGATGCATTAAGGCTTGCTCCAGGTATTCAGGTGTCGCAAATTGATACAGATGAATGGGCAATTGGTATCAGGGGATTTAATGATAGATTTTCAGATAAATTACTAGTTTTGGTAGATGGTAGATCTGCTTATGTGTCGTTATTTTCGGGGGTATATTGGAATAGCTTAGATTATTTATTAAATGATATTGAGAGAATAGAGGTAATTAGAGGTTCAGGCGGAGCAATGTGGGGTGCGAATGCGGTAAATGGTATTATAAATATTATTACCAAAAGTGCAAAAAATACACAAGGTAATTATTTTGAGTTAGCAAATGGAAATCATATTAAAAATGATTCAGCAATACGCTATGGTGGTAAGCTTGATGATGATAAATATTATAGTTTTTTTCTTAAAAATCGAAATTATGCCGGATTATATGATGTAGATACAAAAGACCCTACCGACGATAATTGGAACATGCAAAGATTGGGGTTTAAATATGAGCAAGAACTTGAAAATAATCGAGATATTACGCTGCAAGCAGAAATTTATGAAGGAGAATCTAGACAAGAGTTTATATTCCCCGATCATGCAAAGATTTATAACTATAAATCTGAAATAAAAGGTGGAAATATAGTAGGTAAATATACTAACCTTATAAGTAAAGTTTCTAAATTAGATGCTCAATTATATTTTGATTATGATGATAGAAATGATTTATATTTAAATTTAGATAATTCCACAATAGATTTTAGCATTCAGCACAAATATGACTATAGTAAGAAAAATGAATTATTATATGGTGTAGGATATAGGGCGGTTAAGGATAATTTAAAAGATCAGACCATAAATGGTGCAAAATATATAAGTTTTGATAGACCAAAACTATCTTATAATATTTACAGTGCTTTTTTTCAAAACAAAACTGAGTTAAAGCATGATAAGTTGTTTTTAACACTTGGCTCAAAATTTGAATATAATGATTTTACACATAAAAATATACAACCCACTATAAGGCTATCATTCTTACCTAACGCAAATCATCATATTTGGTCTGCTATTTCTAGGTCGGTTAGAACCCCCACAAGATGGGAGGATGGTTACAGCAGAATATATAGTGCAACTGGCAAGACTATGAATGGTAACCAACAATTTGATAATGAGTCCACTATCTCTTATGAAGTAGGTTACAAGGCTAAGCCATTCAAAAGGGTTTCTTATGATATAACTGCTTTTTACAATGACTATGATAATTTAAGGGGGTTGATTTTAGATGATAGTTATAATTATAATTTAGATAATTCAGCTTATGGTGAGTCATATGGTTTTGAATTTTCGTCTAATTATGAGCCAACCAAAAAATTAAGATTAACACTTAATTATTCATTTATCAAAATGGCTCTGCACTCTAGTTTAGCTAATGATTATAGTCATTTTGTAGAAAATAGAGTGCCACAAAATTTACTCAATTTTAGATTTTATTATAATTTTACGAATGATTTAAGATGGGATAGTAATCTTTATTACTCTGATAATCTGTCAGATAAGTTATTTGGTGTTGATGTTGATGCTTATATAAAATTAGATAGTAAAGTTTCATATTCTCTAACTGATGAAATAGAAGTTTCTCTGATGGGAAAGAATTTATCAGATTCAAGACATAGAGAGTGGGGTTCTGCCTTATATTCTATGCAGCGAGAGATTGGCAGAACTATGTTGTTAAAATTAACTTATGATTTCTAAAATATGTGATTATTTATGAATAAGCTTATTTATTTTAACATAGCTAAAAATTTTACATTTGCTTTATGCTTTGTGCTGTTATGCTCATTTTCATTGGAAGCAAGTGAAAAGGTAAGTGCTAAGCAAAGATCTGAGCTAGCAGAAATTAAGCTTAAATTTGCTTTTATTAACAAATTTATCGAATATATTGATAAAGGCTGGCAGGAAGCTTATAAAGATAATATCATTATTATTGATATTATAGGTGAGGTGGACAAAGAAAAGGCGGTACTATTAAAAAATTTTGAACGTAATAGAATTAAGAATTTACCAGTCAAAATAAGGGTTAACTCTGATATTGATGATCTTATAAATAGTGATATTATATATGTAACAAATGGTTCTAAACATAAAATTGAGCAAATACTCCAAAAATGTAAGAAGGCAGTATTATCGGTTGGAGACATAAAATATTTTATAGATCAGGGTGGTGTTATAGAATTCTATAATTACCGAGGTAGAGTAAGATTTGACATAGATGATAATAAAGCCAAGGAGAAAGGTATATTTTTTAATGCTAAATTATTGGAATTATCTGAAGTAGGACAATGAATAAAATTTTAAGCTCAATATTAGGTTATAAAGAAAAATTCTCTCATTTTCCGGTTAAGAGTAAGTTGATGTTTATTATTTTATCTGTAACCATTATTTGTATTCTCATGACGGTGGTTGCATTCTCCACTTCTGGTATTATTAACATAAAAAAACAAATGAGAGATGATTTGTCTATCACAGGAACTATAGTTAGTAATAGAATTAACGCTGCTTTAGTTTTTAGAAATAATTCAGTAGCATTAGAGACTTTAAACGCATTAAGTGCTAATCAAGCTATTCAGCTGGCGTGTGTTTATGATACGGAAGGTAATATTTTTGCTAAATATTATTCTGGAACTAGGTCAAATACCAAGTGTCCAGTAATTAAAAGCCCCAGAATATTTTTTACCAGTGATAAACTTCAATTATATCGAGAAATTAATGACACTTTTGACCAGTCATTAATAGGTATTTTATATATAGAGTCGGATCTAAGTCGTGTGTCATCTTATATGTTTAAGCAAACTATCATAGCTTTAATAATTATGTTAATAGCTCTAATTATTGGTTACATTCTAGCTAAAAAACTACAAAATATTATTTCTCAGCCAATTTCAATGTTAGTTACTCAGCAAGGAGATGTTGAGCGGTATATTTCGCAAGGGTCTTTATATTATACCAGCCCAAACGAGCTTACTAAATTAGAATATTTGATGAACTCAATGTGTAAGCATATGAATTTTCTTGAGCATGAAGTAGTCAGAAGAAATAAAGAATTGAACGAGGTTATAAAAAACTCAGTTTCAACATTTAATTATTTAACTAATGAGATGAAGCAGCCATTAGAATCAACTTTAGCTTTTGGTGATATAATTAGCAGCAGAGCAATAGGTGATATTGATCCAGAATATGTTTCATATTACAATGATGTGTATTTAAATGTATTTTATTATTATGGCATCATAAATGACACTATGGGTTTTTATAAGAATCACTTGCGCTCAGTCAGAGATGGTGTGAAAGAAGTAAGCCCTAACTTATTGTTTGGAGAAGCTATGAGTGAAATAAAGACGGAAAAATTAGATTTTCTTAATGACCTTAATTTAGATTATAATATATATGGTTGTGATAGAGAGGAGATATTACTGGACAAGATAATAGTAAAAGAAATTATGCATAATCTAGTTTTTATTTTCTCTAAATATATAAAATTTCTAGGCAAATCAGATTTAACTTTCAAGATTAACCTAACTATTAACAATGATATTGAACCAAAAGGTTTAAAAGTTGAAATAACCTGTGCTGATTTCTTGGGGCAGGATATAGCGGATATTTTAGAAAAACATAGAGAGTACCAAAATGATGTACATTTACTTAGGGCAAAATTGCAATATTTGAAATATTTAACAACTTATAATGGTGGATATTTAGATTATGGAGATGATTTAAGAAGAATGTCTCAAGTTGTGATGTATTTTCCACTAAACATAATTGATGTTAATAATGACCGCTCCATCTTTCAAGAGCTGGCAAAGAAAAAAATAGCCTAATTAGAGCTGTGTCACAGCTAAAACAACCAGATAATATGCCATGCAGGACATTTTTCATATATAGAAAAATGTCTAAGCTTTACTTAGATCTTACAATATATCATAAAGTATAGATAGATAGCGCTTATAATTTAATAATTTTGTTAGGTTTTTCTTCTAAGAGTGTGCATAAAGAATGAAATTTGTTTTTAGATCTTTTTCAAGAATAGCCTATTAGAAGTTTAATTTATTATATGAGTTAGTCAAAATTACTCTATAAATGTTTAGATCAGAAATAGACTAAGTTTTATTGAGCTAATCTTAGATTTATAGGAGATTTAATAATTAAGATGATAATTAAATTCATAACTAAAGGTGAGTTTTATTTTGGAGTTATATATTGTACTATTAATTAAGGATTTTTACTTTCCTTAATGATTTTACAATAAAATCTTGTTTAAAATAACACGAGAAGCTAAGCAATATAAAACAATAACCACTTAACTGAGCAAGGTTTGGATTTGCATTATAGCCGAATAATGTTTCTAAGAATAGTCCTATAACGCTATCATTGCTAATAATGTGAGAGCTATTCCACACTACATTAGAAAGTTCGTTTAAATAACCAGCCGAAGTTAAATAGCCTAGTGCATGTGAGAACATACCGGCTACTAAAAAGGTAAGTAATATCGTAGTTACTTTAAAAAAGTATCTCAGTGGAATTTTTACTAAACTAAAATACATTAATAAGCCAATTATTAGTCCTGCAATACAGCCAATTACTGAACCTATGATGATATTATGTATAGCTTCTCCAGATGCAATCATGCCATAAGTAAATAAGATAATTTCAGCCCCCTCGCGTAATATAGTAAGGGCAATAATTAAGGATAATATAAAGTAGGTTTTTTCTCCCTTGCTAATTTCCTGACTAATATTATTAAAATTAATTTTTAATTCCTTTGCATGAGCTTGCATCCATAATAATGTCCAACCTATAAAAAATGATGCTATAAATAATATAATTGCGCTAGTAATTTCTTGCCCTAAACCTCCTGCTAAATCAGTGATTTTGTCGGTTAGCATCGCAAAAATAATGGAGCCTATTATACCTGCTGCAAAACCTAGGGATATTGCTTTTTTCTTATTCTTCATATTATTAGTTGCGCCTATTACAATCCCAGTAATTAGCATTATTTCAAAGATTTCTCTAAAAACTATAAAAGCTGAAAAAAACATTTTACGTACCTATTTTACTATTATCTTACCTTGCGCGGTTTTAGGGTTAAATTCACCAAAAAAACTATATTCGCCCTTTTTTAGAGGACCCAGAAAAACAACTACTTTTTTATTACCCATTATAAGCTTTTCTCGATTTAAATCATGGCTTTCAAACTCTTCAGGAGTATTATCTAGGTTGCTTATTGTAATTTTAGATTTCTCATCTGCTGTAATATTTAAAATATTTGGTTTAAACTCATGATTTTTTATTTCTATAAAATATTCATTAAGCGCAAAGCAATTTTTGCTTAAAACTAATATTAAGAGTGTGAATATGGTTTTTTTCATTTTATTACAATTATTTAATTGATATTAATTATCATTATCAATTAGTTTTGTCAAACTGTTTGTCATTTAGGTCCCTGATATTTGTTGCGGTGTGGTTTAAAGAGTTTAGGATAAAAGCAAGATTATGCTTTGCCTCTTCTATAAAAGAAAGCACATCATCTAGGTTGTCCTGATTAGCATGAATATTTAATAAAAGCTTTAAGTCTCTATCTAATGTTTCCAGGTATTTTTCAATTAAGCTTAAGGTTTCTTGCATAGTAATTTTAAATAAAAGTTATAAGTAATATTCTATTCAGTTGCTTATGTCTTTTTAAAATTGATAAAACAAAGCTTTACTAAAAAAATACAACCTGGAAAAGAAAAATAAGCATAACATTCTAAAAGTCAAAAGAAAACTTACAGAAAACATAAAAAATACAGTTAAATAAAATTTTAGCTATGTTTAAACTGTAAATAGGTTATAATTATGTCACAAAGATTATTATTATAATTTTTTGTAATTTATTAACTAACATTTTAGGAGGAATTATGTTAACCGGACCTTATGTAAGAGCAGCGAGAGCAATATTAAAAATGAGTCAAGTAGAATTGGCCGAATTAGTGGGTGTAAGCTACGTAGTAATTAGAAACGTAGAATCTACTGATGGTATATGTGATGGTAAAGGCCATGTGCTTTACAAAATAGAGAAGATATTTAAAGAAAATGGTATTAAATTTGATTTAACTTCAAATGACCTAACTATTAAATGTAGTGTTAATCTTGAAGCTGGTTTTCTGGATGATGATTCTAGTTGTTCATCACAACCAGATTTAAAAGTGATTGGAAGTTAAGTTTAGGGCATGAGTAATGCCATAAACTTAAATTCTAATGATGATTGGATAAAAAAAGCGGCTGAGTTATCACATGTTGGTTATTGGAAATACAACATTTTAACTCAGCAGGTTTTCTGGTCAGACCGTGTTTACAAAATTCACGGTGTAGAAAAAGCAAAATATACGCCTGACTTTGACAGTGCAGTAAATTTTTATCATCCTGAGGACAGATCTGAAGTTATTTCCGTGCTAAAAGAATGCCTCAAAACAAGAGTAGTCTGTTCTGCAAAAGTAAGAATAGTTACGCCAGATGGTCTAATAAAATTTATAGAAGTTCATTCAAATGTCGCTATCAATGATAATACGAAAGAGATTACAGAATTATACGGCACATTTTACGACTTGACAGATTATGTCAAACAAAATGATAAGTTAAAAGAAATTAATCGGCGTTATGAGTTAGCCACAAAAAACAATAATAATTTAGTTTGGGATTGGTGTATTAAAAACAAGCTCTTATATCTGTCGGCTGATTTTGGTGAAAAATTTACTTTTAATGAAAAGCTAACTCTACCCCTTTTACTAAAATATATTCATAAGCAGGATGTAAAGTTTTTTAAAGAGCAAATATTACAATTAACTGGTTTATTAGAAAATTTAAACTTTGAGATTCGTATATTAAATAAGCAGAAAGAATATATATGGGTTGATATTAAAATAAATATAGAAAAATCTAGTGATAATAAATTAAAATATTTATCTGGAACTATAGAAGATATTACTGAAAGTAAACGCATAAATAGTCTACTTTTAAGAAATGAACAATATATTAAGGCCTATATAGATAATTCTTTGATAGGTAGAGCTATCGTATCTATAAATGGAGACTGGCATAGAGTAAATGAAGCATTGTGTGATTTACTAGGCTATAAAGAAAGTGAATTACTTAAATTAACTTTTCAAGATATTACCCACCCAGATGACCTAGGCAATTCAGCTGATTTAAAAAATAAGTTAATTAGAGAAGAGAAAAAGGCTATTCAAATAGAAAAGCGTTATGTTAAAAAGAATGGCAATATTATATATACTCTTTTGAATGTATCTCTAGTAAGGGATGAGTATAATAAACCTTTGTATTTTTTATCACAAATACAAGATATCACTCATATCATTGCTGATAAAAAAGAAATTATAAAAAATGAAAGAAGATTGGAGCTTGCTTTAAGCTCAGCAGATACAGGTATTTGGGATATAGACTTGGTTAGTAATAGTTTGTATATAAGTAACAAATGGAAGGATATATTAGGGTATCAAGCTAACTATATAGAGCTAACTAAAAGGGTATGGCGCAAGATTGTACATCATGAGGATTTGTATAGATTATATAGCCATATAAACAAACATATTAAGAATAAGAAAAGCAATATCTCTTTAGAGGTTAGGTTACGAGATAAAGCAGGAAATTTTAAATGGGTGTTAATAACAGGGCAAATAGCAGAACGAAGTGCTTCTGGAAGAGTAAAAAGAGTTGTAGGAAGTTTGTGGGATTTAAATTCTAAAACTAGAACTTACCGAATATTAGAGAAAATATGTGCAATTAGTGCTAATTCAAAATTAACATTAAAAGAGAAATTCTCTGATTTAATAAAAGAAATTTCAACTTATTTAGAATTAAATAGTGGTTTTATTTTTAAAGAAAAGAAAAAACATAAGATCATTAAATATAGATATCATAGTGGCAAAGTCAAATTGTCAGATTACAAAAAATATGCTATATGCTTAAATGAAAATAATTATCAAAATGGTATTGCAATAGATTTTAGAATCTATGAAAACAATGAAAATAAAGTCATTTTTAACAATGTTATAGCCGCAAAGATAGAAATTAATAATCGCTCTTATGGCTCCATAATATTCTTTGGTCACAATAATAGAGTTAAATTTTCTGATGAGGAAATAGCAATAGTAAAGCTATTTTCAGAATGGATTTCGGCGCAAATATCTAGTCATAATTATTTGGATGCATTAGTGCAGTCAGAAATAAAATTAGAATCCTCAGTGGAAAAATTGACTGAGTCAAATAAAGAGCTAGGAAGGTTCGCTTATGTTGCATCACATGATTTACAAGAGCCACTTAGAACAGTTTTAAGTTTAACCGAAATCCTAAAAAACAAATATACCAATCAATTAGATGATAAGGCAAATAAATATTTGGATTTTATGGTGGATGCAGCTACTAACATGAAGAATCTAATCTCCGATTTGTTAGAATATTCTAAAATTGATAATAGAGCAAACTTAATATCTGAACAGGTGGATCTTAATAATGTTTTGCAACATGTATTAAATAATCTTAAGGAAAGTGCGAGGCTAAATGATGCAGAAATTATTTTTGATCAACTACCTGTTATTAGGGGTAACTTTCCAGCCACATTAAGTTTAATGCAAAATTTGCTTAGTAATGCGTTAAAATATTCACAAAATAGAGATAAACCTATAATTAAAATTAACTCAATTGAACAAGAACATGATTATAAAATCTCTGTTGCGGATAATGGTATAGGTGTTGAAGCTGAATATTTTAAGCAAATTTTTGAACCATTTAAGCGTTTAGAAGCTAAAGAAGAATATGCTGGCACTGGTATTGGTCTTGCAATTTGCAAGAAAATTATACAACAATTATCTGGTGAAATATGGATCGAATCTGAACTGGGTGTAGGAAGTGTTTTTTATTTTACAATACCTAAAACCTGATGCATTATGCAATTCTAATTTTAATGTAAAAGGGCTTATAGAACTAAATAGATTATGGCAATATACAAATATGAAAAAATTTTAGATAAATTAACAAAATTGCAATTTGAAGTCACGCAAAATAACGCAACAGAACCTAGCTTTAACAATAAATATTGGGATAATAATGAAGAGGGTATATATGTTGATATCACAACTGGAGAGCCCTTATTTTTATCCATTAATAAATTTGATTCTTTTTCTGGTTGGCCAAGCTTTACTAAGCCAATCAAAGAAAGCTTAATTGCACAGATAGAAGATAACACACTTAATACAACTAGA carries:
- a CDS encoding TonB-dependent receptor, which encodes MKNKILYSLIFYIICIKAHATDYFNLTLEELMNIEIVSVSKNEENAFRSPAATYVITHEDIKRSGATSIPDALRLAPGIQVSQIDTDEWAIGIRGFNDRFSDKLLVLVDGRSAYVSLFSGVYWNSLDYLLNDIERIEVIRGSGGAMWGANAVNGIINIITKSAKNTQGNYFELANGNHIKNDSAIRYGGKLDDDKYYSFFLKNRNYAGLYDVDTKDPTDDNWNMQRLGFKYEQELENNRDITLQAEIYEGESRQEFIFPDHAKIYNYKSEIKGGNIVGKYTNLISKVSKLDAQLYFDYDDRNDLYLNLDNSTIDFSIQHKYDYSKKNELLYGVGYRAVKDNLKDQTINGAKYISFDRPKLSYNIYSAFFQNKTELKHDKLFLTLGSKFEYNDFTHKNIQPTIRLSFLPNANHHIWSAISRSVRTPTRWEDGYSRIYSATGKTMNGNQQFDNESTISYEVGYKAKPFKRVSYDITAFYNDYDNLRGLILDDSYNYNLDNSAYGESYGFEFSSNYEPTKKLRLTLNYSFIKMALHSSLANDYSHFVENRVPQNLLNFRFYYNFTNDLRWDSNLYYSDNLSDKLFGVDVDAYIKLDSKVSYSLTDEIEVSLMGKNLSDSRHREWGSALYSMQREIGRTMLLKLTYDF
- a CDS encoding YfiR family protein; the encoded protein is MNKLIYFNIAKNFTFALCFVLLCSFSLEASEKVSAKQRSELAEIKLKFAFINKFIEYIDKGWQEAYKDNIIIIDIIGEVDKEKAVLLKNFERNRIKNLPVKIRVNSDIDDLINSDIIYVTNGSKHKIEQILQKCKKAVLSVGDIKYFIDQGGVIEFYNYRGRVRFDIDDNKAKEKGIFFNAKLLELSEVGQ
- a CDS encoding cupredoxin domain-containing protein; translated protein: MKKTIFTLLILVLSKNCFALNEYFIEIKNHEFKPNILNITADEKSKITISNLDNTPEEFESHDLNREKLIMGNKKVVVFLGPLKKGEYSFFGEFNPKTAQGKIIVK
- a CDS encoding helix-turn-helix transcriptional regulator is translated as MLTGPYVRAARAILKMSQVELAELVGVSYVVIRNVESTDGICDGKGHVLYKIEKIFKENGIKFDLTSNDLTIKCSVNLEAGFLDDDSSCSSQPDLKVIGS
- a CDS encoding PAS domain-containing protein; the protein is MSNAINLNSNDDWIKKAAELSHVGYWKYNILTQQVFWSDRVYKIHGVEKAKYTPDFDSAVNFYHPEDRSEVISVLKECLKTRVVCSAKVRIVTPDGLIKFIEVHSNVAINDNTKEITELYGTFYDLTDYVKQNDKLKEINRRYELATKNNNNLVWDWCIKNKLLYLSADFGEKFTFNEKLTLPLLLKYIHKQDVKFFKEQILQLTGLLENLNFEIRILNKQKEYIWVDIKINIEKSSDNKLKYLSGTIEDITESKRINSLLLRNEQYIKAYIDNSLIGRAIVSINGDWHRVNEALCDLLGYKESELLKLTFQDITHPDDLGNSADLKNKLIREEKKAIQIEKRYVKKNGNIIYTLLNVSLVRDEYNKPLYFLSQIQDITHIIADKKEIIKNERRLELALSSADTGIWDIDLVSNSLYISNKWKDILGYQANYIELTKRVWRKIVHHEDLYRLYSHINKHIKNKKSNISLEVRLRDKAGNFKWVLITGQIAERSASGRVKRVVGSLWDLNSKTRTYRILEKICAISANSKLTLKEKFSDLIKEISTYLELNSGFIFKEKKKHKIIKYRYHSGKVKLSDYKKYAICLNENNYQNGIAIDFRIYENNENKVIFNNVIAAKIEINNRSYGSIIFFGHNNRVKFSDEEIAIVKLFSEWISAQISSHNYLDALVQSEIKLESSVEKLTESNKELGRFAYVASHDLQEPLRTVLSLTEILKNKYTNQLDDKANKYLDFMVDAATNMKNLISDLLEYSKIDNRANLISEQVDLNNVLQHVLNNLKESARLNDAEIIFDQLPVIRGNFPATLSLMQNLLSNALKYSQNRDKPIIKINSIEQEHDYKISVADNGIGVEAEYFKQIFEPFKRLEAKEEYAGTGIGLAICKKIIQQLSGEIWIESELGVGSVFYFTIPKT